The window gcttccgctgaaaACATGAACTTCTTTTCGTTTGTTTGAGTTGAACTATTTCATTATTGTTAGAATATCAAGACATGATGCGTTTTGGAATTCATCAAATCTTTGTCATTTTGAGCATTAATTGTGGTATTCTATCCttcattgattttcttgattaagcCATTAACTTATTGCTTTATAGTTCATTAAAtaccttggtcaaatctctttaaatgaaaccctagcttATGTTCTTGTCGCTTTTAAATCCGCCTAGATAGCGAACgtcgtatttattataccctaaaaTGTCGGGCTGTTACAGGAAGTCTATCGTCCTGAAACAAGAAGGCCCATGAATCCTTCCTTTCTTCCAATCTTCCCAACCAAACACAATTCAAATGACATAAAAGAATCCATAGCTTTAGCATACCAGATGCTCTAACAGGATATCACTAGCCTTGAAATATACTAGAACATATATTTACATTTGAAACAAACTTAGAATAATTCAATCATCCTTGACTCCATGTATCCTTCTCCTGAACCAATCATTCCAACCAAACACAATCGAAAAGTTATAGAGACAATCCTATATGTCGATTTGCAGCAGCACAATGTTGGATCTCTCTCCTATTCTAGTTAAACATCATACCATGTGTACAGCATCAATGGTAATGAACGCTTGTGAAATTATATACGAGACTGAAACACATTATAATCAGGTGAAACCAAATTGCAGCAAACTCAGTAGACTCTGAAAGAGTAATAAATTCCAGTCAAGCACACTATCTAAAGTATAAACTGATACGTAAACACTCAAAGCATTAATACACATTATGTATACAAAATTACACACTATATACCAGGTCATTATACATTTCCACCAGCCAAAAACGCACAAATACAGAACAAAATATgcgaaaattaaatttgtagagagagagagattgtgTGTACCAATCCACCACTTGCCGAATTTTGGGAGCGAATTCTTCGACCTATAAAGTACAAATCGATATGACTAAATAGATAGAAAAACAATCAGGATCTGAATTCACATTGCAAACAAATAGAATCAGAAGTGCAAATTCATAGTACTTGGTTGGGAGTGAGAGAAATCCGAGCTTTCTGAGCCAAATCCGTAACATCCGGAGGCTGGAGACTATACTTGGCCACGTAAAATCGCGTGTTCGGTTGCAATGCTTTCGGAAAAGCGCTTTTTGTGAAGCTGAAGAGCTGCGGATTAGCTCGAAGAAGCATACCTGCCCTGCTCATCCTGCTCAAATGGAGTATTCATCACTAAACGAAAGGATTGCAAGAAACGGAGcccaatattgtttattcggTGTGTGGATATTCACATTTGGGCTTTAGAGCCCAATagaataaatatgaaatgattaTGTCCAACAGGTAAAACATAAAAGTATGATTCATACTTTTTCTGcccactttttatttaattttctaaaactcATGTTTAGTCTTAAAATACTTAATCGtagacaaagggagtattattttatggaCGGATGGGTATTTTATTAGATATCACATGTGAATACGCTAAAAGGAAAAACTACTTTATTCGCTTTTGAGATGTCTTGACTAACCgagatattttctttttttaacaataattaactctctttgTGTTCATACTATAGTTTATTTTACTCATTCCGTCCGTGAAATGATGTTCATATTTGATTCAGCGCagatttttagaaatgtgaacaaaagtgagtggaagaaagttagtagaatgtggtttcacatttatatactactattagttttatgatataatataagtgtaatgagttagtggaaagtgggtttcatttactaaaaatgaaaaaataaaataaaacaaaaataaagtggacaatatttcgctgacggaccgaaatggcaaATATGTATGACATTTCATGAACGGGCCGAATTGGCAAAAGTTAGGGACGGAGCCACGAATTCTACATAGGTGgggaaaaaatatacataaagatattttaatacattaagaaggggcaaaaataaggatatttaaacaaaatttaaaattatctattaaaattagcatacatgaatttttttaggtggggcatttgccccttgTGAAGGCCATATGGATCCGTCCCTGGCAAAAGTGGACAACATTTtacggacgaagggagtatctcttatattattctctatttctttttcacacttttttttatttcttctactttattatttagtgcaatttatttcattaagcATCAATTCCTAAATGCTTGTGTCAAAATAGTAGTGTCTCATACAACTTGGACGAAAAGACTACTCATTTTTCCAAACATGCACaaatttgttattgttttAGAATatgttcaaattaaaatttggacCACGATTAATCCATATGAAtgttaaaattgataaagtaagacaaataataagaagaaaacatAAGTACTAATGGAAAATGAGATTCACCAATCCAAGTGGTGTAATCGGATGGCATGAGATTTGTCCATCATTAATTAAATGGTTTGAAGATTGATCCCTGCTTTTGGATTGTGCGTCAACTGTCCCACCTTTTGAAGTGTCTGCAAATTAGCACAGTAAATAGTCACTGAGTGTCAATCTTTGGGTCAGTTGTCTCACCCTTCGAGGTCCTATAAATTAGCACGAGGAATAGTCATTGGTGCCTACAAATCAGCACAATGAATAATCACTGAGTGTCAATCTTTGGGTTAGTTGTATCACGAGATGCCTACAAATTAGCACGAGGAATAGTCATTGGGTGTCTCGTCCTTCGAGGCACTTATAAATCAATGTGCTTTAAACTTGGGATCAGTTGTCTCACCCTTTGAATCAACTTGAGGAATAGTCATTGAGTGCCCCACCCTTCGAGTTGTCTACAAATTAGTACGAGGAATAGCCATTGTGTCCGTTGATGAATAACCTCAGTCTAATACCAAAAAAGTAACCTTATTAAAGAGAGAAATTTagcttaaataaataatagaagtattaactaattttaatggatgaaatgaaataaaaaataaaactagaaaTATGGTGTCCTAAAAACAAAGTACTAGAAATAATCAATATGCgtatttgaaaatgatttttatttaatgaaaaaatttgaaaagcgATTGCAGCGGCAACGCCACATGTACAGTACTACTGTTAAAATATGACCGTTGCTATATTACGCcaataaaaaccaaaaacgTACCTCcgctttcttctctctctacaaatttcaaatcattttGAAGGGTTCGTCTCTCTCTCACGTCCACTGTGTGAGGTTTGTGTGTTTTCCCGGAGATGGCGATCGCGACGGAGTCTCAACAAGAGGAGCACAAGGTAGGCGATACAAACCTCTCTGTTTGCAAAAATctgcaattaaaaaaaaatgaatgttagGGTAGGTTGTTGGATGATTTTTTGTCCAggaatttgaagaatttcTGGAGTTCGTTATTCTCcttttttgttcaattttctTATAGATTTGTCTTGAAATACTATTCTGattcattttttccttttgatgAGATTTGGTTGTCTCAATTCCTCTTCCGCCTATTTTTACTGTTTTTCATCGccttcggtctttaaaatgtAATCGGATATGAAATGATCCATGTATCGATTTCTCAATATATTCTAACATAAAGGAAACGAAGAATTTGCAATCTGAATTCGAAATACAACTAAAATTCTGGAGATAATCGCGAGAGAGATAGAAATCATGTTCTCAGTGTCTACATTGTGTTTTCATAGCATAATctgtcattttttattgtatgaGCAGAGTAAACCTGCTTTGAGGTGCCGTTTTCTTGATATGCTTGAATGCGATAAAgaaatttccatttttctaCAGAATTCTTCAGCAAGCACAGCAGCAGAGAGAAAGAAATGGACCTTAACTGACTTTGACATCGGAAAGCCTCTTGGCCGAGGAAAGTTTGGACATGTATATCTCGCTAGAGAAAAGAGGGTTAGTGCTGTTTGAATCAATTATCTTTTGTATTTCTGGAGCTTAGATCTTGCTTACTCTGCTAAGTATTTATGTTGTTGTTTCACTTTGATATGAAGCCCTATCTGTTATGATCCATAGCTTTTAGAAAACTAAATTGGAAAGAAATGGTTGTTTGATTTACTATGGCAACTcaattatgttttttgttgtttgaaGCAGAGCAACCACGTTATTGCGTTGAAGGTCTTGTTTAAGAGCCAATTGAAAGAATCTCAGGTTGAGCACCAGCTTCGTCGTGAAGTGGAGATACAAAGTCATCTTCGACACCCCAACATACTACGACTATATGGCTACTTTTACGATCAGGTAACAAGCGTTTCCGTAGTTTATTGACTTGGAAGTAAATGTTGCCTGGACCTAAAATGTAAGATCATCAACTGCAGAAACGCGTTTACTTAATTCTAGAATATGCTGCCAAGGGAGAGCTCTACAAAGAGCTGCAGAAGTGCAAATATTTTAGTGAAAGACGCGCTGCAACTGTGAGCTATTCCTCTCTCTTACAgcctttatttattatcatgaACTGAGATCAGAAAAATAATGCTCCATTTAGCTTGATGATTTTATGACTTGTCTcaaagaaatataattatgattgtACTTTTCCAACATGTTACAGTATATTGCATCATTAGCCCGAGCACTCATATATTGCCATGGGAAGCATGTTATACATCGAGACATCAAACCCGAAAACCTTTTGGTTGGAGCACAGGTCACTACCTACCCCTTATGCTTGTGTTAGTTGAAAGAAAACAGCTGCAGCCTTTCCATTTTGACACACTTCTGTTTCCAAATTTTCAGGGTGAGCTCAAAATTGCAGATTTTGGTTGGTCTGTCCACACATTTAGTCGTAGGAGGACCATGTGTGGCACTCTAGATTATCTTCCACCTGAGATGGGTAAGCTATTTTTTATGCAAGATCCGGTGTTAAGTAGGCGAATGTGGATATATGGAGAAAAATCCCTTTATCAAAGTATCCTTATATTGGTTATTGAGTTATGCCAAATGTTTAACGCAGTGGAGAGTGTGGAGCATGATGCGAATGTAGATATATGGAGCCTCGGTATTCTGTGCTATGAGTTTCTCTATGGATTACCCCCCTTTGAAGCAAAAGAACATTCAGACACATACAGAAGGTAAAATCCACGATCTTACATAGTCCATTTCGTATATGCACAGTACTAATCTGCAATCCACATGTGtgcttttgttttgtgtaGAATTGTCCAAGTAGATTTAAAATTTCCCCCAAAGCCAATAGTTTCTTCAGCAGCTAAAGATCTAATAAGTCAGGTAATTTAGCCCAAACATGGTTATATCAAGTTTTATGCTATGTCCCAAGTTCATCAAGCTCATATCtagtcatttttctaaaatctgCAGATGCTCGTCAAGGATTCTTCTAAGCGTCTGCCTCTGCACAAACTGCTAGAGCATACGTGGATCGTACAGAATGCTGATCCCTCCGGTGTTTACAGGGGTTGATTGATGCTGCTGCTGTAACATTTATATTTCTGGCCAATCAATCATCTCATACCTTGATTAGCTTTGTAGATTACATTAATCTCTGTTGTGTTAAATGTAGATGAAAGCTATATAATATgcattctctctttcttataCATATATGTTGGGGCAGTAATCAGCATTATCTGCCACTAAACGTTTATCTGGTTAAATGTAATGCTTCTTATTATTGACAATATTTTACTATACAATTCTATTCAGagttcaaaaaattatatatcatGGGTTATCATATCAACAGCAGGTAAATTATTATCGACAATAATTTACAATACTATTCAGAGGTATATGGAGAGGTAACCTaatataactatcatattcaccattttttcataaaaaaatcattctccaaggagagagaggtatttgagaatGTATTATTCATTTTCCCATTGGTATCTTTACCTCACCATCTATGAAGAGGTAAAATCtcataactaccatatttactttcttttcatgaaaaatcttTCTCCAATAGGAAAGATATTTGATAaggtattatattttatattttttaatgcattttaaaaaataatttacctttCCTTATACCTTTTCCCTTTGGAATGTGTTACTTTTTAGAAAGGTATTTCACTTTATAAGAAGGTAAATGCATGATAGACCTCTTCTATATACCTTCTCTCCCTGGGGATTTACCTATCAAACTGtgtattttaaatgtaattttttattaggtaAATTACTGcagtttcaaaaaattatcacaTTTTTCGCGATTGTCCCATaaactttgaatttttattttttttttgggggggggaGGGGCGTGGGGGTAATGAAGTCTGATGTGGCAGCCAAAAATATAGGTTCACAAAATGTCCAAAAATATCACTCAACCAATGAACAAATGAAAAACCTATGCAAATTGTGTATTTAACAGAAACAGAGTGAATTTCAGCTGCTAATTTATCAATTGCTAACAGCAAATACTCAAACGCAAAATCTGCATAAAACAAGATATTAATACAAGACCTTTAAACTATATATAGTTTGAAGGCCTAATCTTATTACTAGAGTAATTAGTGTACAAATTACTTATGAGCCCCAAATGTTCAATATATAACTAACTTCATGAGAATCATGGCTTTGGGGTGAGGCATCCTAATAGACCGGTGACCTTTTCATCTGTTCCTGGTTGACCTGATCAATCCAATATTATGCACAACTCATACATCGGAGTGTGGaacaaaagattaaaaattgcTGCTAAAAGGAAGTAGTCAAGAATCAAgtgttttttgtttagtttataCCGGTTTCTGTATTACCTGCACTCGAAACACTGGCACATTTTGGACCCAGGAAGCTTGGTTGATTAGTGGAAGATAGAAGCCTAGCCCACATCCTGTCTGTTATGACAACCTTGTTTTGCTTTTCAGTGATACGCTGCAAAAAATAGACATTTTCCATCACGTTTGTATAGCATCCAGCTCCGAGTATTTAGGTTTTGGTAGGATTAGCTTATTTAAATCTATGTTAATTCTAATAAACAAAGGAGTAAAACTTGACAGTTGACATGTATTCAGAGcctcatttaaaaataaaatggatgaaAGAACTAAAGCTGCATGCAAGATCCTGAAATCAAAGGTAGACCGACCAGTGTGTGCATCAAGAACGATGATTTGAAAACCTGAAatctattttgaaattaaatcatGTAGATTGAAAGAATTTTTGTACTGTCACTTACATTGAAGGGAATGTATGTATGACGGCCATTAACAAGCCCACTTGTGAAGCCTGTGTACCCTGCCATTGCCCCATGAACTGCGCTTTGAGCAAGGAGTGTGCAGTAAACATTGTCGGATGCATTGCTAGGAATAGCACGGATCATGTAAGTTGGATCTGCATGTAATCAAGTTTAGTGCCACTATTTACTAAGGATCATATGAATTCAATACAAGTGGTCTAACCTATATACTTTAGAGTGATTGGCATTGTCGTTTGCTTTGCAAAATGTTCCTGTCAAAAGAGATAAGTAGCTTAATAGAATTTCAGTGGACACTATCATTATGTTGGTTTAGATGAAGAAAACATGATTAAGTACAAAAAAAGTAACAATGCTTATTGCCTCCCACCA is drawn from Salvia hispanica cultivar TCC Black 2014 chromosome 6, UniMelb_Shisp_WGS_1.0, whole genome shotgun sequence and contains these coding sequences:
- the LOC125193474 gene encoding glutamyl-tRNA(Gln) amidotransferase subunit C, chloroplastic/mitochondrial-like, whose translation is MSRAGMLLRANPQLFSFTKSAFPKALQPNTRFYVAKYSLQPPDVTDLAQKARISLTPNQVEEFAPKIRQVVDWFGLLQAVDLQSIEPALRADTEDDNLRDDMPRVFDNRDAIVAAVPNYEDSYIKVPQVLNKE
- the LOC125196273 gene encoding serine/threonine-protein kinase Aurora-1 isoform X2 codes for the protein MAIATESQQEEHKNSSASTAAERKKWTLTDFDIGKPLGRGKFGHVYLAREKRSNHVIALKVLFKSQLKESQVEHQLRREVEIQSHLRHPNILRLYGYFYDQKRVYLILEYAAKGELYKELQKCKYFSERRAATYIASLARALIYCHGKHVIHRDIKPENLLVGAQGELKIADFGWSVHTFSRRRTMCGTLDYLPPEMVESVEHDANVDIWSLGILCYEFLYGLPPFEAKEHSDTYRRIVQVDLKFPPKPIVSSAAKDLISQMLVKDSSKRLPLHKLLEHTWIVQNADPSGVYRG
- the LOC125196273 gene encoding serine/threonine-protein kinase Aurora-1 isoform X1, translating into MAIATESQQEEHKNSSASTAAERKKWTLTDFDIGKPLGRGKFGHVYLAREKRQSNHVIALKVLFKSQLKESQVEHQLRREVEIQSHLRHPNILRLYGYFYDQKRVYLILEYAAKGELYKELQKCKYFSERRAATYIASLARALIYCHGKHVIHRDIKPENLLVGAQGELKIADFGWSVHTFSRRRTMCGTLDYLPPEMVESVEHDANVDIWSLGILCYEFLYGLPPFEAKEHSDTYRRIVQVDLKFPPKPIVSSAAKDLISQMLVKDSSKRLPLHKLLEHTWIVQNADPSGVYRG